ACGGCAGCTGCGCGAGGCGGGCTGGACGGCGCTGGCCGTCCCGCCCGCGGCCAAGCTCGCCGAGCTGTGGCAGCAGGCGGCCGGAGTCCGCGCGGAGTCCGCCGCCGACACTTACGGAGGATGGTCATGAGCGGGCGCGCACGGCTGACCCTGGCCGCCTGGGGCGCCACCCTGATGGCATCCGGAGCGCTGCTTCCCCTGGTGAAGCCGGCCACCTGGATCTTCACGGCCGCCTTCGTCCTCGCCCTGGTCAGCGCGGCGGGCACGCTGGCCCGGCGGGCACCGCTGGCCCGGCCGCTGACCCTGCTCGCCCAGCTGGCCGTCGCGCTCCTCGCGCTGACCGTGATCTTCGCCCGCGAGCAGGCGATCCTCCTGTTCCTGCCGGGCCCGCAGGTCTTCACGCACGCCGCCGACCTGTTCGCGGCGGGAGCCGAGGACGTCGGCCGGTACGCGATCCCCGCCCCGGACACCGAGGGCATCCGGCTCATGCTGGTCGGCGGCGTGGTCGCCATCGGCCTCATGGTGGACACCCTCGCGGTCACCTTCCGCAAGGCGGCCCCGGCCGGCCTGCCGCTGCTCGCCCTGTACTCGGTGGCGGCCGGTCTCTCCGGTGGCGGCGCCGGCTGGCTCTGGTTCCTGCTCGCCGCCTCCGGGTACCTGCTGCTCCTCCTCGCCGAGGGCCGCGACCGGCTCTCGCAGTGGGGCCGGGTCTTCGGCGGTGCTCAGCGCTCCGCCCGGGCCGGCTCGTCGGTCGCGGCCGGCGGCGGTCCCACCTTCGCCCCGGCCCGCACCGGGCGTCGTATCGGCGCGGTGGCCATGGGCGTCGCCATGGTCGTCCCGTTCGCGCTGCCCGGCTTCACCGGCGGCCTCATCGGCAACGGCGACGGGGAGGGAACCGGCGGCGAGGGCCGGGGCGGCACGATCTCGGCCGTGAACCCGCTGGTCTCCCTCCAGGACAACCTCCGCCAGCCGGAGGACCGGGAGGTGCTGCGCTACCGGACCAACTCCCGCGACACCTCCGACCTGTATCTGCGGCTCGTCGCGCTCGACCAGTTCGACGGCACCTCGTGGAAGTCCTCGGTCCGCCCGATCGAGGCCGTGCCCAAGCAGCTGCCCTGGCCGGACGGGCTCTCCCAGAGCGTCCGGATCACCGAGGTGACCAGCAACTTCGTCGCCTCCGAGGGGTACGAGCAGAAGTGGCTGCCGATGCCGTACCCGGCGGGCCGCGTCGACATCGACGGCCGCTGGCGGTACGAGCCGGCCGGCCGGATGCTCGTCGGCGACGACAAGCAGACCACCAGGGGCGCCCGCTACACCGTCGCCAGCCTGGAGGTGCGGCCGACGCCCGCGCAACTGGCCGCGGCCGGGGACGCGCCGCGGAAGCTCCGTCAGGAGTACACCAAGGTCCCGGCCTCGCTGCCGGCCGATGTGAAGGCGACCGCGCTCCAGGTCACCAAGGGCGCGCGCAACGACTACGAGCGGGCGGTGAGGCTCCAGGAGTGGTTCGCCCGGGACGGCGGCTTCCGCTACGACGTGGAGGTCGAGTCCGGCACCGGCGTGCAGGCGATCTCCCGCTTCCTGAAGGACAAGGAGGGCTTCTGCGTCCACTTCTCCTTCTCGATGGCGGCGATGGCCCGCTCCCTCGGCATCCCGGCCCGGGTGGCCGTGGGCTTCACACCCGGCACGACGCAGACCGACGGCTCGATCTCGGTCGGCATCCGGGACGCGCACGCGTGGCCCGAGCTGTACTTCGAGGGTGTCGGCTGGACGCGGTTCGAGCCGACCCCCTCGCGGGGCTCCACCCCCTCGTACACCCAGGACAACACGCCCTCGGGTACGGCCACCGGCCCCGCCCAGCCCGAGCAGAGCGCCTCGGCGCAGCCGTCCGCCGCGCCCAGCGCCTCGGCGAGCTGCACGCCTCAGGAGCGGCGGCTCGGCGACTGCGGCCCGGAGGAGGCGGTGGCCGGCGCGGACGCGTCCGGCGGCGGCCCGGACCCCCTGACGGTGATCCTGATCGTCGTCGGAGTCCTGGCGGTCCTCTCCGTCCCCCTGCTCCCCCTCCTGTGGCGGACGCGGGTACGGGCCCGTCGGCTGGGTCCGGCCGGGGCCCGCGGCCCGGACGGGACGGCGGTGCGGACGCTCGCGGTCTGGCAGGAGATCGTCGACACGGCCTGGGACCACGGGGTCGAACCGGACGAGTCGCAGACCCCGCGGCGCACGGCTGCCCGGATCGTCCGCCTGGGCGAGCTGGGCGATGAGGCCGCGGACGCGGTGCACCGGGTGGCCCGGGCGGTGGAGGAGGCGCTCTACGCGCCGAACCCGCAGCCGGCTTCGGGTCTGGCGGAGGAGGCGGCCCGGATCCGGGCGGGCTTCCACACGGCGGCGGACCGCCGGACGCGCCTCCGCGCGCTGCTGGCGCCGCGGTCGGTGGCGCGGCTGCGGTGGTCGGTGGCGGGGCGCTGGTCGGAGACGACCACGAAGTGGTCGGTCCAGCGGCACGCGACGACGACCCGCGCTCTGACGGCTCTCCGCCGGACCCCCCGCGAATCCCCGTAACCCACCCGGCCCCTCGGGGCACGGCGACGCGCCCGCCGCCCCCGCCCGTGGGGGCAGTCGCCCCTCCCCCTGGTTCCGTCCGGGGGGGGGAGGAACGACTGCCCCCCACGAGGCGGGCGGAGGCACCGGGGGATGGGCTCCGCCAGGGGGCGACGCATGGCCAGGGCGGCGGTGGTGGTTCCGGACCGGCCGGGCGCGGGCCCGCCACGTGATCCGGGGCGAGCGACCACGACGGGCGCGGCGGGGGCATGGCGAAGGCCCGCGGGCCGGCTTGCGCTCGGGTTCCGCAGGGCTTCGTCTCAGGCGTTGCGCGGGGCCTCCGCTCAGGGGGCCGTCAGTGGCCGCCACCCTGCTGCTCGTCGCGGCGGCGCTGCCACCGCTCTTCCATCCGGTTCATCATGGAGCGTCGCTGCCGGGTCTGACGGCCACCGGCCGTCGTCCCACCCCTGGTGGCCTGCTGCTGCTCACCCGGCTTCGGCGCCTTGCGCCATCCGGTGACCGCCAGGACCGCGCAGCCCAGCATGACGAGGAATCCCACCACGCTGATCCAGATCTGCTGTGCGACCATTCCGGCCATGAGGAGCGCGATACCCACCAGGAAGCCGGCGACTGCCTGGTAGACCCGTCGCCGGGTGTACGTACGCAGTCCGCTTCCCTCGAGCGCTGTCGCGAACTTGGGATCTTCGGCGTACAGCGCTCGCTCCATCTGCTCGAGCATTCGCTGCTCGTGCTCCGAGAGCGGCACGGAGTCCTCCTAGTCGTCGGTCGCGGGGGCGACCGGTTTGCGGCCCTTTCAGGATAGGCAGGGAATCGCCCCCGTGAAACCCGCCCTCAATGCCGAATAGCCAATCCGGGCCGCCATGCGGATCGGTTGCTGAGGCGTTGATTCCCCAGGCCCTCCTCCGTCATGCCGGATGCTGTCCCCCGATCATACGGGGCAGAGCCCGTTATCGGGCGGGCTGTGGCGTACTCCATGGAGTGCCGCGCCCCGCACCGCCGAACGGGTGGCCGTCCAGCTCAGGCCCGCTTCTCGCCCAGTACGTGCAGCTGGGTGGCGATGGCGTGGAAGGAGGGCAGCTCGGCGGCGGCCGCCTCCAGCTTGAGCAGGGCCTCGGCCGCGCCGGGTTCGGTGTCGACGAGAACGCCCGGAACGAGGTCGGCGAAGACCCGGACACCGTGGACCGCTCCGACGTCCAGACCGGCCCCGTCGGCCAGTTCGGTGAGCTGCTCGGCGGTGAAGCGCCGGGGGACGGGGTCGCCCGCTCCCCAGCGGCCCGCCGGGTCGGAGAGCGCGTTCCGCGCCTCGGTGAAGTGTCCGGCGAGGGCGCGGGCCAGGACCGCGCCGCCGAGCCCGGCGGCGAGCAGGCTGAGGCTGCCGGCGGGCCGGAGCGCGGCGACCGCGTTCCGTACGCCCTCGGCGGGGTCGTCGACGTACTCCAGGACCCCGTGGCAGAGCACCGCGTCGTAGCTCTCGCGTCCGGCCACGTCGAAGAGGCCGCTGATGTCGCCCTGGACGCCGGTGACGAGGTCGGCGACCCCGGCCTCGGCGGCCCTGCGCTCCAGCGCGAAGAGCGCGTTGGGGCTGGGGTCGACGACGGTGACGCGGTGGCCGAGGCGGGCGACCGGCACCGCGAAGTTCCCGGAGCCGCCGCCGGTGTCGAGGACGTCGAGGCTGTCCTTCCCGGTGGCCTCGACCCGGCGGTCGAGGGCGTCCTTGAGGACGTCCCAGACGACGGCGGTACGCAGGGAGGCGCGCGACGGGCGCGAGGTCGCCTCTCGACCGAAGACAGGGGAAGGGTCCGGCACGGCTGTTGACTCCTCGGTGACGGGTACGGACGCCCCCACCCTATGGCCTGGGGGGTGCCTTGCCGATCACGCCGCGAACCCGGCCCCATCACGACGCCCCCGGCCCCCGCCGCGGTCAGCCGCCCGCCTCCTCCGCGCCCGGCTGCCGGGGCAGCACCGGCTGGAGGACGAGCAGCCGCTCGACCAGGCGCAGGAAGTACGCGGCGTCCCGCAGCAGGTCGTCGGCCTCGCGCCGGGTCGCCGCGCCGGCGATCCCCGCCTCGGCGCGTGCCCTGCGCTCGGCGCCGGAGGCGAAGAGGGCGCTCCACTCCGTCAGCTCGGGCGCCAGCTCGGCCAGGAGCTCCCAGGCGCTCCGTATCCGCTGTCTGCGGCGGGATCCGGGCTCGGGCCTGGCCCGGGCGGCCAGCACGGCGGCGGCGGCGCGCAGGGCGGCGAGGTGGGCCGCCGCGTACCGCTCGTGGGGGCGGTCGAGCGCGGCGGCCTCGGCGAGTCCGGCGCGCGCCTTGGCGAGGAGGTCGAGTGCGGCCGGCGGGGCGGCGGCGGCGCGCCGGACGGGGTGGATGTCGGAGGCGGGTCCCGCCTGCGCGGGGGTGGGGCGTCGGCGGGGCGCGGCTGCTGCGGAAGGGCTTGCCATGACGAGTCCTCCTGTCGTCGCGTGACGGCTTCGTGGCCGTATGTGTCCATCGTGCCCGCCCCCACTGACAATCCACCTGACCTGGGATTTTGCCTGAAAACCCCACTCGGGGGTAGCTTTTGCACTGACCAGTCAGTTCAAAAAGGGGAATCGGGGGGTGGATCCGTGGGAGCGGAAGCCGAGGAGCGACCGCACGGCGCCGCCGTCGTCGCGGACGGATTCGGGCTGAAAGGGCCGCGCGGCTGGGCATTCCGGGAGGTCTCGTTCCGGGCCGAGCCGGGCACGCTGGTGGCGATCGAGGGGCCCTCGGGCTCGGGCCGCACCTGCCTGCTGCTCGCGCTCACCGGCCGGATGAAGGTCAAAGAGGGCACCGCCGAGGTCGGCGGCCTGCCGCTGCCCAAGAGGATGGCCGCGGTCCGCCGGATCAGCGCCCTGGCGCACGTCCCCGGGGTCAGCGAGCTCGATCCCGCC
This sequence is a window from Streptomyces sp. NBC_00691. Protein-coding genes within it:
- a CDS encoding transglutaminase TgpA family protein, with product MSGRARLTLAAWGATLMASGALLPLVKPATWIFTAAFVLALVSAAGTLARRAPLARPLTLLAQLAVALLALTVIFAREQAILLFLPGPQVFTHAADLFAAGAEDVGRYAIPAPDTEGIRLMLVGGVVAIGLMVDTLAVTFRKAAPAGLPLLALYSVAAGLSGGGAGWLWFLLAASGYLLLLLAEGRDRLSQWGRVFGGAQRSARAGSSVAAGGGPTFAPARTGRRIGAVAMGVAMVVPFALPGFTGGLIGNGDGEGTGGEGRGGTISAVNPLVSLQDNLRQPEDREVLRYRTNSRDTSDLYLRLVALDQFDGTSWKSSVRPIEAVPKQLPWPDGLSQSVRITEVTSNFVASEGYEQKWLPMPYPAGRVDIDGRWRYEPAGRMLVGDDKQTTRGARYTVASLEVRPTPAQLAAAGDAPRKLRQEYTKVPASLPADVKATALQVTKGARNDYERAVRLQEWFARDGGFRYDVEVESGTGVQAISRFLKDKEGFCVHFSFSMAAMARSLGIPARVAVGFTPGTTQTDGSISVGIRDAHAWPELYFEGVGWTRFEPTPSRGSTPSYTQDNTPSGTATGPAQPEQSASAQPSAAPSASASCTPQERRLGDCGPEEAVAGADASGGGPDPLTVILIVVGVLAVLSVPLLPLLWRTRVRARRLGPAGARGPDGTAVRTLAVWQEIVDTAWDHGVEPDESQTPRRTAARIVRLGELGDEAADAVHRVARAVEEALYAPNPQPASGLAEEAARIRAGFHTAADRRTRLRALLAPRSVARLRWSVAGRWSETTTKWSVQRHATTTRALTALRRTPRESP
- a CDS encoding DUF3040 domain-containing protein, which gives rise to MPLSEHEQRMLEQMERALYAEDPKFATALEGSGLRTYTRRRVYQAVAGFLVGIALLMAGMVAQQIWISVVGFLVMLGCAVLAVTGWRKAPKPGEQQQATRGGTTAGGRQTRQRRSMMNRMEERWQRRRDEQQGGGH
- a CDS encoding class I SAM-dependent methyltransferase; protein product: MPDPSPVFGREATSRPSRASLRTAVVWDVLKDALDRRVEATGKDSLDVLDTGGGSGNFAVPVARLGHRVTVVDPSPNALFALERRAAEAGVADLVTGVQGDISGLFDVAGRESYDAVLCHGVLEYVDDPAEGVRNAVAALRPAGSLSLLAAGLGGAVLARALAGHFTEARNALSDPAGRWGAGDPVPRRFTAEQLTELADGAGLDVGAVHGVRVFADLVPGVLVDTEPGAAEALLKLEAAAAELPSFHAIATQLHVLGEKRA
- a CDS encoding SAV_6107 family HEPN domain-containing protein, whose amino-acid sequence is MASPSAAAAPRRRPTPAQAGPASDIHPVRRAAAAPPAALDLLAKARAGLAEAAALDRPHERYAAAHLAALRAAAAVLAARARPEPGSRRRQRIRSAWELLAELAPELTEWSALFASGAERRARAEAGIAGAATRREADDLLRDAAYFLRLVERLLVLQPVLPRQPGAEEAGG